A stretch of the Lineus longissimus chromosome 12, tnLinLong1.2, whole genome shotgun sequence genome encodes the following:
- the LOC135497120 gene encoding eukaryotic translation initiation factor 4 gamma 1-like isoform X2, which translates to MDDNLQQRQRSPTYREMWYPDQAAATPIMYYPQGHTPPIQQQYRQEEYQQVRQPNQPYYAQSQKQFPAVPRGGNPHDMSKQPMSTTVPNPGQGPSQQMMYHQPNPRTPPFYPPTRPTQPQGIPQQTQRHVRMSAGQGGQPPTMYPYPQTNLVISQTGGYIGQPQATMMMQGSLPMQASPGQYMGEDMMTMSGGATIIYQTGPRPNMPQQYINTSQPNQLNMQPPVGQTYQTQGPVTYYSPQGQPQYHMGAQPNRPPSASSNYAPPARERKVIRITDPNSGQDVTDDLLGSAKSAKTGTPPLSSGPSSARATPVVAQQAEDEESSELSQAEESAPPQSPSPLAQSNIAAQFASQVAATLNSDTLRPVQPQPTVTKPESEQLGEETPQVETDVNSELDSKSNQEKQDVNSIPEPAPSVVVPAAVETPETVAEEAVKTDTSHSDKDVHVERTPKISEPSEVVSESKIDEKPAAVVEKTPEPVEPVEKVPVVTEEETASAEAKSKSKRHKKDLNEKGKTKEGTDMDLFVEEAATAKPVPVVVPEPTPAPVTEVNNVDQKLKDKPALTVEINVEESNEAKVQEKNEKNDVKSHDVPETNSKIGMPKKDKSTDYDYKEETFSPLSPEAKMHYDRDFLLSLQFTTGSKSKPDGLPKLPDVILDRPRQMGDTGGRSPLIKPGSQPDFTPGFIKSSIPGRMSGGSGGGGSGRDDRGRMGGSGRRGSEQGRKEPKKIILELPLAHQIELHHAENAWKPSTKTADVALTPEEQAEQEVYKAVRAILNKLTPQKFQVLMNQILELQIDTEEKLKGVIDLIFEKAIDEPNFSVPYAHMCKHMMIVKVPAKSPSSGKLGDTVLFRKFLLTRCQKEFEKDKANELDLATRQKAIDEADSEDRKKVLTLELNYEAAKSKRRSLGNIRFIGELFKLKMLTEHIMHDCLVKLLRSNDEDNLECLCRLLTTIGKDIDHDKAKVRQPKPRIDQYFQQMDKIVKQKRTSARVRFMIQDVIELRSSNWVPRRDDNKPKTIDQIHQEVQRERQEEQFLIAQHALNPQPVSAKKRGPPGGGRGQAAPNFGPAQNQSEDGWKTVSAKNTIDPTKMKLSKPSVDENSIQLGPGGRPGFSWGRGSSGGSKMQQNQSSGGDSSEPRPSTPSNRFSALSQADGGYDSRGRGAGRGLGPRPDSRSRQQQGTPGRHDRGKNTRMSQELEREQAIAAVRVMKDGRSLAQSRQGSTGRQGGSREGSRSRENRDDIEPIEGQREPERQKPAVVQLSDENMEKKAKAIIDEYLHLQDIKEAMLCISELEEQKNIHVFVTATINHVLERSEKARQQAGHLLHDVVKGGLITVADYLKGLNEVLEYAEDMEIDIPKIWAYFGELIGPMVHDGSVPMVFLKDACKPLHGRKAGVLVAAILHDASHRLGHIKVGELWRQSKLQWTDFLAPSDDLEKFLQDNKLEFTVASREQHVTRSLSIENIMDQLQELLSKKSADNEEVFDWIEANVGEAKAKEAKFIRALMTEVCASAIEGSGATSKLDDTLLKKRSVVLQKYLDHQADLELQALYALQALVNSLEHPPGLMQMFFDTLYDEDIISEDAFYTWETSTDPAEQEGKGVAKKSVVQFFTWLKEAEETGGDDS; encoded by the exons TTGCAACAGAGACAACGAAGTCCTACCTACAGAGAGATGTGGTATCCAGATCAAGCAGCTGCAACCCCGATCAT GTACTACCCACAAGGCCATACCCCACCGATACAGCAGCAGTATC GGCAGGAGGAGTACCAACAAGTAAGACAGCCGAATCAGCCTTATTACGCTCAGAGTCAGAAACAG TTCCCAGCTGTGCCGCGCGGTGGCAATCCCCATGACATGAGCAAACAGCCTATGAGTACAACTGTCCCAAATCCGGGGCAGGGTCCGAGTCAACAGATGATGTATCATCAACCTAACCCGAGAACG CCTCCGTTCTACCCACCCACCAGACCAACACAGCCACAGGGTATTCCACAGCAGACGCAGCGCCATGTGCGAATGAGTGCCGGCCAAGGAGGACAGCCGCCGACCATGTACCCGTATCCTCAGACGAATTTGGTTATTTCTCAAACGGGAGGCTATATCGGCCAGCCACAAGCTACAATGATGATGCAGGGCAGTCTACCGATGCAG GCTTCCCCAGGCCAGTACATGGGTGAGGACATGATGACTATGTCTGGGGGGGCAACCATAATC TACCAGACCGGTCCTCGGCCGAACATGCCACAGCAGTATATCAACACATCTCAGCCGAATCAATTAAACATGCAGCCACCGGTTGGGCAAACTTATCAAACACAAGGACCAG TAACATACTACAGCCCTCAAGGTCAACCACAATACCACATGGGTGCCCAGCCAAACCGACCGCCATCTGCATCGAGTAACTACGCTCCTCCGGCGCGGGAGAGAAAAGTGATCAGGATCACAGATCCCAACTCTGGACAAGATGTGACAGATGATTTATTAGGTTCGGCCAAGAGTGCCAAGACGGGCACGCCTCCATTGTCATCAGGCCCGTCGAGTGCCAGAGCCACACCAGTCGTG GCACAACAAGCTGAAGACGAAGAGTCTTCTGAACTG TCTCAGGCTGAAGAATCTGCACCGCCACAATCACCATCGCCACTGGCGCAGAGTAACATCGCGGCACAGTTCGCATCGCAAGTCGCCGCTACATTGAATTCCGATACGCTGAGACCTGTACAACCTCAACCAACTGTGACAAAACCTGAATCTGAACAATTGGGCGAGGAAACGCCGCAGGTAGAAACTGATGTGAATTCTGAACTGGATTCTAAATCTAATCAAGAGAAACAGGATGTGAACTCTATACCTGAACCAGCACCTAGTGTTGTCGTTCCTGCTGCGGTAGAAACACCGGAAACGGTCGCCGAGGAGGCAGTGAAAACGGACACGAGTCACAGTGataaagatgtacatgtagaaaggACTCCTAAGATTAGTGAACCTAGCGAGGTCGTAAGTGAATctaaaattgatgaaaaaccAGCAGCAGTGGTGGAGAAGACGCCCGAACCTGTCGAACCTGTGGAGAAAGTGCCAGTGGTTACGGAAGAAGAGACAGCTTCAGCTGAAG CAAAGAGTAAATCtaagagacacaaaaaagatctCAATGAGAAAGGCAAGACGAAGGAGGGCACGGACATGGACCTGTTCGTGGAGGAGGCGGCCACGGCTAAGCCTGTTCCCGTTGTGGTCCCGGAACCCACACCAGCACCAGTGACAGAAGTCAACAACGTCGACCAGAAACTGAAAGATAAACCAGCGTTGACGGTCGAGATAAACGTCGAGGAATCAAACGAGGCGAAGGTGCAGGAGAAGAATGAGAAAAACGACGTGAAGTCACACGATGTTCCTGAGACAAATAGCAAGATTGGGATGCCAAAGAAAGATAAGTCTACGGACTATGATTATAAGGAAG AAACGTTCAGTCCTCTCAGTCCAGAAGCCAAGATGCACTACGATAGAGATTTCCTCCTCAGCCTGCAGTTCACGACGGGTTCAAAGTCAAAACCCGACGGACTCCCCAAACTCCCTGATGTAATCCTAGACCGGCCGCGACAGATGGGCGACACCGGTGGCAGATCACCGTTAATCAAGCCTGGATCCCAGCCAGACTTCACACCTGGATTCATCAAATCGTCAATCCCTGGACGAATG AGCGGAGGTAGTGGTGGTGGCGGCAGTGGTCGTGATGACCGAGGCCGCATGGGTGGTAGCGGACGCCGTGGCTCGGAACAGGGCCGTAAAGAACCCAAGAAGATCATCCTAGAGTTGCCGCTCGCCCATCAAATTGAACTCCACCACGCTGAGAATGCCTGGAAACCATCCACAAAAACCGCAGATGTTGCACTGACTCCTGAAGAACAGGCTGAACAG GAGGTCTACAAGGCTGTTCGTGCCATCCTCAACAAGCTGACACCGCAGAAATTCCAAGTACTTATGAACCAGATCCTGGAACTACAGATCGATACTGAGGAGAAGCTCAAAGGAGTTATTGACCTTATATTTGAGAAG GCCATCGATGAACCCAACTTCAGTGTACCCTATGCTCACATGTGCAAACACATGATGATC GTAAAAGTGCCGGCCAAGTCCCCAAGTAGTGGTAAACTAGGTGATACCGTGTTATTCAGAAAGTTCCTGCTCACACGCTGTCAGAAAGAGTTTGAAAAGGATAAAGCCAACGAGTTGGATCTGGCAACCAGACAGAAGGCCATCGATGAGGCCGATTCAGAGGACAGGAAGAAGGTATTGACGCTAGAATTGAATTATGAAGCTGCCAAATCGAAACGGAGATCACTAGGTAATATTAG GTTTATTGGTGAATTATTCAAACTAAAGATGTTGACAGAACACATCATGCATGACTGCCTCGTAAAGCTACTGCGCTCAAACGACGAAGATAACCTAGAGTGCTTGTGCCGCCTCCTAACGACGATCGGCAAAGACATCGACCACGACAAAGCTAAGGTAAGGCAACCTAAG CCCCGGATAGATCAGTACTTCCAACAGATGGACAAGATCGTCAAACAGAAACGGACATCAGCTAGAGTTCGTTTCATGATTCAAGACGTGATAGAATTGCGATCA AGTAATTGGGTGCCAAGACGTGACGACAATAAGCCAAAGACGATAGACCAGATCCATCAAGAAGTTCAGCGAGAGCGCCAAGAGGAGCAGTTCTTAATAGCACAACACGCCTTGAACCCTCAACCTGTCTCGGCGAAGAAGAGAGGGCCACCTGGTGGAG GCCGTGGTCAAGCCGCCCCTAACTTTGGTCCTGCTCAGAATCAATCTGAAGATGGATGGAAGACAGTTAGCGCCAAAAATACCATTGATCCTACCAAGATGAAACTCAGCAAG CCTTCAGTAGATGAAAACAGCATCCAGTTAGGTCCTGGAGGTCGACCTGGGTTCTCCTGGGGACGGGGTAGCAGCGGCGGTTCCAAAATGCAACAGAACCAGTCTTCGGGAGGAGATTCATCTGAACCACGTCCGTCTACGCCAAGTAACAG GTTCAGTGCCCTAAGCCAAGCTGATGGTGGCTATGATTCCAGGGGGAGAGGTGCTGGACGAGGTCTTGGTCCCAGGCCTGACAGTAGAAGTCGCCAGCAGCAAGGGACGCCCGGACGCCACGACCGAGGCAAGAATACGAGAATGTCGCAGGAGTTGGAGAGGGAGCAGGCTATCGCTGCTGTTAG GGTCATGAAAGATGGAAG GAGTCTTGCTCAGTCTCGACAGGGTTCTACGGGTCGACAAGGCGGCAGCCGCGAGGGGAGCCGATCACGAGAAAACCGGGACGACATTGAACCGATCGAGGGACAGCGCGAACCCGAGCGACAGAAACCTGCCGTCGTTCAATTGTCTGATGAGAATATGGAGAAGAAGGCTAAGGCTATTATTGATGAATATCTACATTTACAGGACATCAAG GAAGCTATGTTGTGTATCTCAGAACTAGAGGAGCAGAAGAACATTCATGTGTTCGTGACGGCAACGATAAACCACGTGTTGGAGAGATCTGAGAAGGCAAGGCAGCAGGCTGGCCATCTTCTTCATGACGTCGTCAAAGGTGGTCTGATCACTGTCGCTGATTACCTCAAAGG ATTAAATGAAGTGTTAGAATATGCTGAAGACATGGAAATCGACATCCCCAAAATCTGGGCGTATTTTGGGGAATTGATCGGCCCCATGGTCCACGACGGTAGCGTCCCAATGGTCTTCCTCAAAGATGCCTGCAAGCCGCTCCACGGCCGTAAAGCCGGCGTGTTAGTAGCTGCCATATTACACGACGCCAGCCATAGACTA GGTCATATAAAAGTAGGTGAACTGTGGCGACAATCGAAGCTGCAGTGGACCGATTTCTTAGCTCCTTCAGATGACTTAGAGAAGTTCCTTCAAGATAAT aaattagaaTTCACCGTTGCCTCCCGCGAGCAGCACGTAACACGGTCGTTGTCTATAGAGAACATAATGGACCAGCTTCAAGAGTTATTATCAAAAAAGAGTGCTGACAATGAAGAGGTGTTTGACTGGATAGAG gccaATGTGGGGGAGGCAAAAGCAAAGGAAGCCAAATTTATCCGTGCCTTGATGACAGAAGTGTGTGCCAGTGCCATTGAAG GATCTGGTGCGACTTCAAAACTCGATGATACATTGCTGAAGAAGCGCTCTGTGGTGTTACAGAAGTATTTAGACCATCAAGCTGATTTAGAATTGCAAGCTCTCTATGCATTACAGGCATTAGTCAATAGTTTAGAGCATCCTCCAG GTCTAATGCAGATGTTCTTCGACACGTTGTACGATGAGGACATCATTTCAGAAGATGCATTTTACACATGGGAGACGTCAACCGACCCTGCCGAGCAGGAGGGCAAGGGTGTCGCTAAGAAATCTGTGGTTCAGTTCTTCACGTGGCTCAAAGAAGCTGAAGAAACCGGGGGCGATGACAGTTAG
- the LOC135497120 gene encoding eukaryotic translation initiation factor 4 gamma 1-like isoform X3 has translation MSVQKGTHHSVSPSAPVHPQQQGTRPQQPYYPQGHTPPIQQQYRQEEYQQVRQPNQPYYAQSQKQFPAVPRGGNPHDMSKQPMSTTVPNPGQGPSQQMMYHQPNPRTPPFYPPTRPTQPQGIPQQTQRHVRMSAGQGGQPPTMYPYPQTNLVISQTGGYIGQPQATMMMQGSLPMQASPGQYMGEDMMTMSGGATIIYQTGPRPNMPQQYINTSQPNQLNMQPPVGQTYQTQGPVTYYSPQGQPQYHMGAQPNRPPSASSNYAPPARERKVIRITDPNSGQDVTDDLLGSAKSAKTGTPPLSSGPSSARATPVVAQQAEDEESSELSQAEESAPPQSPSPLAQSNIAAQFASQVAATLNSDTLRPVQPQPTVTKPESEQLGEETPQVETDVNSELDSKSNQEKQDVNSIPEPAPSVVVPAAVETPETVAEEAVKTDTSHSDKDVHVERTPKISEPSEVVSESKIDEKPAAVVEKTPEPVEPVEKVPVVTEEETASAEAKSKSKRHKKDLNEKGKTKEGTDMDLFVEEAATAKPVPVVVPEPTPAPVTEVNNVDQKLKDKPALTVEINVEESNEAKVQEKNEKNDVKSHDVPETNSKIGMPKKDKSTDYDYKEETFSPLSPEAKMHYDRDFLLSLQFTTGSKSKPDGLPKLPDVILDRPRQMGDTGGRSPLIKPGSQPDFTPGFIKSSIPGRMSGGSGGGGSGRDDRGRMGGSGRRGSEQGRKEPKKIILELPLAHQIELHHAENAWKPSTKTADVALTPEEQAEQEVYKAVRAILNKLTPQKFQVLMNQILELQIDTEEKLKGVIDLIFEKAIDEPNFSVPYAHMCKHMMIVKVPAKSPSSGKLGDTVLFRKFLLTRCQKEFEKDKANELDLATRQKAIDEADSEDRKKVLTLELNYEAAKSKRRSLGNIRFIGELFKLKMLTEHIMHDCLVKLLRSNDEDNLECLCRLLTTIGKDIDHDKAKPRIDQYFQQMDKIVKQKRTSARVRFMIQDVIELRSSNWVPRRDDNKPKTIDQIHQEVQRERQEEQFLIAQHALNPQPVSAKKRGPPGGGRGQAAPNFGPAQNQSEDGWKTVSAKNTIDPTKMKLSKPSVDENSIQLGPGGRPGFSWGRGSSGGSKMQQNQSSGGDSSEPRPSTPSNRFSALSQADGGYDSRGRGAGRGLGPRPDSRSRQQQGTPGRHDRGKNTRMSQELEREQAIAAVRVMKDGRSLAQSRQGSTGRQGGSREGSRSRENRDDIEPIEGQREPERQKPAVVQLSDENMEKKAKAIIDEYLHLQDIKEAMLCISELEEQKNIHVFVTATINHVLERSEKARQQAGHLLHDVVKGGLITVADYLKGLNEVLEYAEDMEIDIPKIWAYFGELIGPMVHDGSVPMVFLKDACKPLHGRKAGVLVAAILHDASHRLGHIKVGELWRQSKLQWTDFLAPSDDLEKFLQDNKLEFTVASREQHVTRSLSIENIMDQLQELLSKKSADNEEVFDWIEANVGEAKAKEAKFIRALMTEVCASAIEGSGATSKLDDTLLKKRSVVLQKYLDHQADLELQALYALQALVNSLEHPPGLMQMFFDTLYDEDIISEDAFYTWETSTDPAEQEGKGVAKKSVVQFFTWLKEAEETGGDDS, from the exons GTACTACCCACAAGGCCATACCCCACCGATACAGCAGCAGTATC GGCAGGAGGAGTACCAACAAGTAAGACAGCCGAATCAGCCTTATTACGCTCAGAGTCAGAAACAG TTCCCAGCTGTGCCGCGCGGTGGCAATCCCCATGACATGAGCAAACAGCCTATGAGTACAACTGTCCCAAATCCGGGGCAGGGTCCGAGTCAACAGATGATGTATCATCAACCTAACCCGAGAACG CCTCCGTTCTACCCACCCACCAGACCAACACAGCCACAGGGTATTCCACAGCAGACGCAGCGCCATGTGCGAATGAGTGCCGGCCAAGGAGGACAGCCGCCGACCATGTACCCGTATCCTCAGACGAATTTGGTTATTTCTCAAACGGGAGGCTATATCGGCCAGCCACAAGCTACAATGATGATGCAGGGCAGTCTACCGATGCAG GCTTCCCCAGGCCAGTACATGGGTGAGGACATGATGACTATGTCTGGGGGGGCAACCATAATC TACCAGACCGGTCCTCGGCCGAACATGCCACAGCAGTATATCAACACATCTCAGCCGAATCAATTAAACATGCAGCCACCGGTTGGGCAAACTTATCAAACACAAGGACCAG TAACATACTACAGCCCTCAAGGTCAACCACAATACCACATGGGTGCCCAGCCAAACCGACCGCCATCTGCATCGAGTAACTACGCTCCTCCGGCGCGGGAGAGAAAAGTGATCAGGATCACAGATCCCAACTCTGGACAAGATGTGACAGATGATTTATTAGGTTCGGCCAAGAGTGCCAAGACGGGCACGCCTCCATTGTCATCAGGCCCGTCGAGTGCCAGAGCCACACCAGTCGTG GCACAACAAGCTGAAGACGAAGAGTCTTCTGAACTG TCTCAGGCTGAAGAATCTGCACCGCCACAATCACCATCGCCACTGGCGCAGAGTAACATCGCGGCACAGTTCGCATCGCAAGTCGCCGCTACATTGAATTCCGATACGCTGAGACCTGTACAACCTCAACCAACTGTGACAAAACCTGAATCTGAACAATTGGGCGAGGAAACGCCGCAGGTAGAAACTGATGTGAATTCTGAACTGGATTCTAAATCTAATCAAGAGAAACAGGATGTGAACTCTATACCTGAACCAGCACCTAGTGTTGTCGTTCCTGCTGCGGTAGAAACACCGGAAACGGTCGCCGAGGAGGCAGTGAAAACGGACACGAGTCACAGTGataaagatgtacatgtagaaaggACTCCTAAGATTAGTGAACCTAGCGAGGTCGTAAGTGAATctaaaattgatgaaaaaccAGCAGCAGTGGTGGAGAAGACGCCCGAACCTGTCGAACCTGTGGAGAAAGTGCCAGTGGTTACGGAAGAAGAGACAGCTTCAGCTGAAG CAAAGAGTAAATCtaagagacacaaaaaagatctCAATGAGAAAGGCAAGACGAAGGAGGGCACGGACATGGACCTGTTCGTGGAGGAGGCGGCCACGGCTAAGCCTGTTCCCGTTGTGGTCCCGGAACCCACACCAGCACCAGTGACAGAAGTCAACAACGTCGACCAGAAACTGAAAGATAAACCAGCGTTGACGGTCGAGATAAACGTCGAGGAATCAAACGAGGCGAAGGTGCAGGAGAAGAATGAGAAAAACGACGTGAAGTCACACGATGTTCCTGAGACAAATAGCAAGATTGGGATGCCAAAGAAAGATAAGTCTACGGACTATGATTATAAGGAAG AAACGTTCAGTCCTCTCAGTCCAGAAGCCAAGATGCACTACGATAGAGATTTCCTCCTCAGCCTGCAGTTCACGACGGGTTCAAAGTCAAAACCCGACGGACTCCCCAAACTCCCTGATGTAATCCTAGACCGGCCGCGACAGATGGGCGACACCGGTGGCAGATCACCGTTAATCAAGCCTGGATCCCAGCCAGACTTCACACCTGGATTCATCAAATCGTCAATCCCTGGACGAATG AGCGGAGGTAGTGGTGGTGGCGGCAGTGGTCGTGATGACCGAGGCCGCATGGGTGGTAGCGGACGCCGTGGCTCGGAACAGGGCCGTAAAGAACCCAAGAAGATCATCCTAGAGTTGCCGCTCGCCCATCAAATTGAACTCCACCACGCTGAGAATGCCTGGAAACCATCCACAAAAACCGCAGATGTTGCACTGACTCCTGAAGAACAGGCTGAACAG GAGGTCTACAAGGCTGTTCGTGCCATCCTCAACAAGCTGACACCGCAGAAATTCCAAGTACTTATGAACCAGATCCTGGAACTACAGATCGATACTGAGGAGAAGCTCAAAGGAGTTATTGACCTTATATTTGAGAAG GCCATCGATGAACCCAACTTCAGTGTACCCTATGCTCACATGTGCAAACACATGATGATC GTAAAAGTGCCGGCCAAGTCCCCAAGTAGTGGTAAACTAGGTGATACCGTGTTATTCAGAAAGTTCCTGCTCACACGCTGTCAGAAAGAGTTTGAAAAGGATAAAGCCAACGAGTTGGATCTGGCAACCAGACAGAAGGCCATCGATGAGGCCGATTCAGAGGACAGGAAGAAGGTATTGACGCTAGAATTGAATTATGAAGCTGCCAAATCGAAACGGAGATCACTAGGTAATATTAG GTTTATTGGTGAATTATTCAAACTAAAGATGTTGACAGAACACATCATGCATGACTGCCTCGTAAAGCTACTGCGCTCAAACGACGAAGATAACCTAGAGTGCTTGTGCCGCCTCCTAACGACGATCGGCAAAGACATCGACCACGACAAAGCTAAG CCCCGGATAGATCAGTACTTCCAACAGATGGACAAGATCGTCAAACAGAAACGGACATCAGCTAGAGTTCGTTTCATGATTCAAGACGTGATAGAATTGCGATCA AGTAATTGGGTGCCAAGACGTGACGACAATAAGCCAAAGACGATAGACCAGATCCATCAAGAAGTTCAGCGAGAGCGCCAAGAGGAGCAGTTCTTAATAGCACAACACGCCTTGAACCCTCAACCTGTCTCGGCGAAGAAGAGAGGGCCACCTGGTGGAG GCCGTGGTCAAGCCGCCCCTAACTTTGGTCCTGCTCAGAATCAATCTGAAGATGGATGGAAGACAGTTAGCGCCAAAAATACCATTGATCCTACCAAGATGAAACTCAGCAAG CCTTCAGTAGATGAAAACAGCATCCAGTTAGGTCCTGGAGGTCGACCTGGGTTCTCCTGGGGACGGGGTAGCAGCGGCGGTTCCAAAATGCAACAGAACCAGTCTTCGGGAGGAGATTCATCTGAACCACGTCCGTCTACGCCAAGTAACAG GTTCAGTGCCCTAAGCCAAGCTGATGGTGGCTATGATTCCAGGGGGAGAGGTGCTGGACGAGGTCTTGGTCCCAGGCCTGACAGTAGAAGTCGCCAGCAGCAAGGGACGCCCGGACGCCACGACCGAGGCAAGAATACGAGAATGTCGCAGGAGTTGGAGAGGGAGCAGGCTATCGCTGCTGTTAG GGTCATGAAAGATGGAAG GAGTCTTGCTCAGTCTCGACAGGGTTCTACGGGTCGACAAGGCGGCAGCCGCGAGGGGAGCCGATCACGAGAAAACCGGGACGACATTGAACCGATCGAGGGACAGCGCGAACCCGAGCGACAGAAACCTGCCGTCGTTCAATTGTCTGATGAGAATATGGAGAAGAAGGCTAAGGCTATTATTGATGAATATCTACATTTACAGGACATCAAG GAAGCTATGTTGTGTATCTCAGAACTAGAGGAGCAGAAGAACATTCATGTGTTCGTGACGGCAACGATAAACCACGTGTTGGAGAGATCTGAGAAGGCAAGGCAGCAGGCTGGCCATCTTCTTCATGACGTCGTCAAAGGTGGTCTGATCACTGTCGCTGATTACCTCAAAGG ATTAAATGAAGTGTTAGAATATGCTGAAGACATGGAAATCGACATCCCCAAAATCTGGGCGTATTTTGGGGAATTGATCGGCCCCATGGTCCACGACGGTAGCGTCCCAATGGTCTTCCTCAAAGATGCCTGCAAGCCGCTCCACGGCCGTAAAGCCGGCGTGTTAGTAGCTGCCATATTACACGACGCCAGCCATAGACTA GGTCATATAAAAGTAGGTGAACTGTGGCGACAATCGAAGCTGCAGTGGACCGATTTCTTAGCTCCTTCAGATGACTTAGAGAAGTTCCTTCAAGATAAT aaattagaaTTCACCGTTGCCTCCCGCGAGCAGCACGTAACACGGTCGTTGTCTATAGAGAACATAATGGACCAGCTTCAAGAGTTATTATCAAAAAAGAGTGCTGACAATGAAGAGGTGTTTGACTGGATAGAG gccaATGTGGGGGAGGCAAAAGCAAAGGAAGCCAAATTTATCCGTGCCTTGATGACAGAAGTGTGTGCCAGTGCCATTGAAG GATCTGGTGCGACTTCAAAACTCGATGATACATTGCTGAAGAAGCGCTCTGTGGTGTTACAGAAGTATTTAGACCATCAAGCTGATTTAGAATTGCAAGCTCTCTATGCATTACAGGCATTAGTCAATAGTTTAGAGCATCCTCCAG GTCTAATGCAGATGTTCTTCGACACGTTGTACGATGAGGACATCATTTCAGAAGATGCATTTTACACATGGGAGACGTCAACCGACCCTGCCGAGCAGGAGGGCAAGGGTGTCGCTAAGAAATCTGTGGTTCAGTTCTTCACGTGGCTCAAAGAAGCTGAAGAAACCGGGGGCGATGACAGTTAG